The region GATGACGATACCGAACCGCCTGGTGGGCGCACTGGCGATCGCCTATGCGATCCTTGCGCCTGTTGCCGGTGCCGATCTCGTAACGATCTCGTCGAGCATTCTCATTGCCTCCGCCGTGCTGGTCTGCACCTTCACGTTTTTCGCCTTCGGCTGGATAGGTGGCGGTGACGCAAAGCTGCTTCCTGTGGCAGTGCTCTGGCTCGGAGCTGACCTTGCTCTCCATTTCGTCATCTACGCTTCCGTGTTCGGCGCGGCCCTGACGCTTGCGCTGCTCCAGTTTCGCAA is a window of Sinorhizobium numidicum DNA encoding:
- a CDS encoding A24 family peptidase; translation: MISTSAAWLAFFLFAGMMTFAGIRDVATMTIPNRLVGALAIAYAILAPVAGADLVTISSSILIASAVLVCTFTFFAFGWIGGGDAKLLPVAVLWLGADLALHFVIYASVFGAALTLALLQFRKIPLPIVLKRTAWSNRLYAPETGIPYGAAMAPAALLLLPESHWFSALI